In Nocardioides sp. JS614, the sequence GAACGCCGCCGCCAGCGCCACGCTGGCGCCGAGCAGGACCCGCCGCCGCCAGGGTGCGGGCGCGCCGTACCGGTCGGCGAGGTCGGTCGGGGCGCTCACCCCCGAATCGTCCCACCCTAGGATTGCCGGGTGACGCAGCACCCCACCCACCACCAGGCTCACCGCCCGGCACGACCGCCCGACGGCCCCCGCGCCGGCCTCCGCCTGATGCACGTCCACGCCCACCCCGACGACGAGTCGTCCAAGGGCGCCGCGACGACGGCGCGCTACGTCGCGGAGGGGGTCGACGTCCACGTCGCGACGTGCACCGGCGGTGAGCGCGGCTCGATCCTGAACCCGAAGATGGACCGGCCCGACATCCTGGCGAACATCACCGAGATCCGCCGCCAGGAGATGGAACGGGCCCGTGACATCCTCGGGATCCGGCAGGACTGGCTGGGCTTCGTCGACTCCGGCTGGCCCGAGGGGGACCCGAAGCCGCCGCTGCCGGACGGCTGCTTCGCGCTGGTGCCGCTGGAGGAGGCGATCGCACCGCTGGTGCGCCTGGTGCGGGAGTTCCGCCCGCACGTGATGACGACGTACGACGAGCGCGGGGGCTACCCGCACCCCGACCACGTGAAGTGCCACCAGGTCAGCGTCGCGGCGTTCGAGGCCGCCGCCGACCCGGAGCGGTTCCCCGAGCTGGGCGAGCCCTGGCAGGTCCTCAAGCTCTACTACCACCACTCCTTCAACCGGCCCCGGATGGTGGCGATCGACGAGGCGATGCGTGAGCACGGCCTGGAGTCGCCGTACGCCGAGCGCCTCAAGGACTGGAAGCCGGAGCCGGAGTGGGATGCCCGGATCACCACCCGGGTGCCGTGTGCGGACTACTTCGGGGTGCGCGACCAGGCGCTGCTCGCGCACGCCACCCAGATCGACCCGGACGGGTTCTGGTTCGCCATCCCGCGCGAGCTGCAGGAGCGGGTCTGGCCGACCGAGGACTACGAGCTGGTCGTGAGCCACGTGCCCGCCCCGCCCCCCGAGGACGACCTGTTCGCCGGCATCACCGACCAGCGCTGAGCGGGGCCGGTCGGCGGCGGGCGGGGGGAGTGCGACAATCGTGGCCATGCAGCTGCTCACCCTCGCTCCCGACCTCCTGACCTTCGTGGTCTCGCTCGCCGACGAGGTGCCCCAGGACGACGACGTCAAGGCGGGCTGGCTCGCGTTCGGGATCTTCATCGGCCTGATCGTGGCCGTGGCGCTACTCGGCTCCAGCCTGGTCAAGCAGCTGCGCAAGGCGCAGGCGGCCAAGGCCGCCGGGGTCTACGGCCCCGTCGACGACGACGCTCCGGCCGAGACGCCCGCCGACCAGCAGTCCTGACGGCTCGACTCCTCGAGGCTCAGCGGCGGACCAGCCGCACCAGGCAGTCCCAGGCCGTGCGCACCGGCCCCTCGCCGGGGCCGTTGCCGACGGTGCGGGCGGCGCGCTCCGCGCGGACCACGTCGTACGCCGCCCCCTCGAGGTCGGCGAGCACGTCCTCGGCGGTCATCAGCACCGCCGGGTCCTGCGGCCCGCCGGTCCCCTCGGCGAGGTTCGTGCTGTCGTGGGCGACCAGGAAGAACGTGCCGCCGGGCACCAGCGCGTCATACGCCGCCCGCACGGCCGCGCGTCGTTGGGCCGCCGCCAGCTGGAGGTAGGCCAGCACGACCAGGTCGTACGCCGAGGTCTCGCTCCAGGTGGTGGCATCGGCGCACACCCAGCGCACCGCGG encodes:
- the mca gene encoding mycothiol conjugate amidase Mca — encoded protein: MTQHPTHHQAHRPARPPDGPRAGLRLMHVHAHPDDESSKGAATTARYVAEGVDVHVATCTGGERGSILNPKMDRPDILANITEIRRQEMERARDILGIRQDWLGFVDSGWPEGDPKPPLPDGCFALVPLEEAIAPLVRLVREFRPHVMTTYDERGGYPHPDHVKCHQVSVAAFEAAADPERFPELGEPWQVLKLYYHHSFNRPRMVAIDEAMREHGLESPYAERLKDWKPEPEWDARITTRVPCADYFGVRDQALLAHATQIDPDGFWFAIPRELQERVWPTEDYELVVSHVPAPPPEDDLFAGITDQR
- a CDS encoding class I SAM-dependent methyltransferase, producing the protein MDARDWDQRYAASELVWSAEPNRFVATELADLPPGRALDLAAGEGRNAIWLARRGWEVTAADFSQVALDKGRTLAGDTAVRWVCADATTWSETSAYDLVVLAYLQLAAAQRRAAVRAAYDALVPGGTFFLVAHDSTNLAEGTGGPQDPAVLMTAEDVLADLEGAAYDVVRAERAARTVGNGPGEGPVRTAWDCLVRLVRR